A region from the Oceanidesulfovibrio marinus genome encodes:
- the rplI gene encoding 50S ribosomal protein L9, protein MKLILRADVDNLGALGDIVTVKPGYGRNYLIPQGLAMPASDANLKVFELERRKLQAKMDSAKAEAQDIATKAAGADIIIEVRVGENNRLYGSVTANDIATAIAKAAGIEDEKIDRRKLLLDEAIRALGFYEIPFRPYPGVEETVTVKVIRHGGTVEEVEELEAQRRAEEAGETLAAAGEEEAVAEEAAAEGEEAPAEAAAPEAAAPEAAEESDENA, encoded by the coding sequence ATGAAGCTCATACTCAGAGCCGATGTGGACAACCTGGGCGCCCTTGGCGATATCGTCACGGTGAAGCCCGGATATGGCCGCAACTACTTGATTCCCCAGGGCCTTGCCATGCCGGCGTCCGACGCGAACCTCAAGGTGTTCGAGCTGGAGCGCAGGAAGCTGCAGGCCAAGATGGACTCCGCCAAGGCCGAGGCCCAGGACATCGCCACCAAGGCCGCCGGCGCGGACATCATCATCGAAGTGCGCGTGGGCGAGAACAACCGTCTCTACGGTTCGGTCACCGCCAACGACATCGCAACGGCCATCGCCAAGGCTGCCGGCATCGAGGACGAGAAGATCGATCGCCGCAAGCTGTTGCTGGACGAGGCCATTCGCGCTCTCGGCTTCTACGAGATTCCCTTCCGCCCGTACCCCGGCGTGGAAGAGACCGTGACCGTCAAGGTCATCCGCCACGGCGGCACCGTGGAGGAAGTCGAGGAGCTGGAAGCCCAGCGCCGCGCTGAAGAGGCCGGTGAGACTCTGGCCGCCGCCGGCGAGGAAGAGGCTGTGGCCGAAGAAGCCGCCGCCGAAGGCGAGGAAGCTCCGGCCGAGGCCGCTGCTCCCGAAGCTGCCGCACCGGAAGCCGCCGAAGAGTCGGACGAGAACGCCTAA
- the dnaB gene encoding replicative DNA helicase: protein MSDQSYNAAGPSGRPSKRSDAGTADLLRKVPPHSLEAEQAVLGGIFIKSSVFHSLVDILAEEDFYYPAHQAVYRAFLDLYSKSVPIDLVTVAEYLKGRSELEQVGGAPYLAELAQSVISASNAEYHAKIVRDKAVQRELIEAGTGIVASCFEGGKEVEAILEEAEQSVFKIAERTSGSVFAQSKQLVDNVFKDLQARVERKELVTGVPTGYQKLNEMTAGFQPSDLIIVAARPSMGKTAFALNVAMRAAVMDDTPTAIYSLEMSKEQLMQRMLCAWGKVDLAGLRRGYINDDDWSRLYDAADHLSRAPIFIDDTPSLSTVEIRGRSRRLKMEHNLGLVVVDYLQLMRAGRNIDSREQEISEISRSLKALAKELDLPVIALSQLNRKVEERSDKKPVLSDLRESGAIEQDADVIIFIYRDEVYNKKDDNPKKGTADIIIGKQRNGPTGEVHLAYLGYCTAFEELTDYAPPMELGGVPA, encoded by the coding sequence ATGAGCGATCAGTCCTACAACGCCGCCGGACCGTCCGGCCGTCCGTCCAAGCGTTCGGACGCCGGCACCGCCGATCTGTTGCGCAAGGTTCCGCCCCACAGCCTGGAGGCGGAGCAGGCAGTCCTCGGCGGCATCTTCATCAAATCCAGCGTCTTCCACTCCCTGGTAGACATCCTGGCGGAAGAGGATTTCTACTATCCCGCCCACCAGGCCGTTTATCGCGCTTTTCTCGATCTCTACTCCAAGTCCGTGCCCATCGACCTGGTCACCGTGGCCGAGTACTTGAAGGGCCGTAGCGAGCTGGAGCAGGTCGGCGGCGCGCCGTACCTGGCCGAGCTGGCCCAGTCCGTCATCTCCGCGTCCAACGCAGAGTACCACGCCAAGATCGTGCGCGATAAAGCCGTGCAGCGCGAACTCATCGAGGCCGGCACCGGCATCGTTGCTTCCTGCTTTGAAGGCGGCAAGGAAGTGGAGGCCATTCTGGAAGAGGCCGAGCAGTCGGTCTTCAAGATCGCGGAGCGCACCTCCGGCTCGGTGTTCGCGCAGTCCAAGCAGCTTGTGGACAACGTCTTCAAGGACCTGCAGGCCCGCGTGGAACGCAAGGAGCTCGTCACCGGCGTGCCCACCGGCTACCAGAAGCTCAACGAGATGACCGCCGGGTTCCAGCCCTCGGACCTCATCATCGTTGCCGCGCGGCCTTCCATGGGTAAGACGGCCTTTGCCTTGAACGTGGCCATGCGCGCCGCCGTCATGGACGATACGCCCACGGCCATCTACTCCCTGGAGATGTCCAAGGAGCAGCTCATGCAGCGCATGCTCTGCGCCTGGGGCAAGGTGGACCTGGCCGGTCTGCGGCGCGGCTACATCAACGACGACGACTGGTCGCGGCTCTACGATGCGGCCGACCACCTCTCCCGCGCGCCCATCTTCATCGACGACACGCCGTCCCTCTCCACGGTGGAGATCCGCGGCCGCTCGCGGCGGCTCAAGATGGAGCACAACCTCGGCCTCGTGGTGGTGGACTACCTGCAGCTCATGCGCGCCGGCCGGAACATCGACTCCCGCGAGCAGGAGATCTCGGAAATTTCCCGCTCCCTCAAGGCCCTGGCCAAAGAGCTGGACCTGCCGGTCATCGCGCTTTCGCAGCTCAACCGCAAGGTGGAGGAGCGTAGCGACAAGAAGCCGGTGCTCTCCGACCTGCGCGAGTCCGGCGCCATCGAGCAGGACGCCGACGTGATCATCTTCATCTACCGCGATGAGGTCTACAACAAGAAGGACGACAACCCGAAAAAGGGCACCGCGGACATCATCATCGGCAAGCAGCGCAACGGCCCCACCGGCGAGGTGCACCTGGCCTACCTGGGCTACTGCACCGCCTTTGAAGAGCTCACGGACTACGCCCCGCCCATGGAGTTGGGCGGCGTTCCCGCCTGA
- a CDS encoding phenylacetate--CoA ligase family protein: protein MEIFHPAEILSRDEIAAVQTRRLARVVKRAARSPFYKAKLDEMGVDPESITSLDDLTRLPLTTKDDLRASYPFGMLADEHRELVRLHASSGTTGAPTVVYHTEKDLRTWADLMARCMHMAGMRKEDVFQNIAGYGLFTGGLGIHYGAERLGCLTIPAGAGNTARQIKLLRDFNVSAVHIIPSYALYLAGVVAEQGLDPRDLPPRIALIGAEPHSEEARRRIEEMLGLKAYNSYGLSEMNGPGVAFECEHQNGMHLWEDSYIAEILDPQTQEPVAEGEVGELVMTTLTREAMPLLRYRTRDLTRFLPGECACGRLHRRIDRITGRADDMLIIKGVNIYPMQIEKILLAVPEVAQNYQIVLEREGYIDQIKVRVEIKEEFFIEDMRVLGGIQKRIAGLLRNELLVTPRVELVEAKSLPTSEGKASRVVDLRETKD from the coding sequence ATGGAAATCTTTCACCCCGCAGAGATTCTGAGCCGCGACGAAATAGCTGCCGTGCAGACGCGGCGGCTTGCACGCGTCGTGAAACGCGCCGCCAGGTCGCCGTTCTACAAGGCCAAGCTGGACGAGATGGGCGTCGATCCCGAGTCCATCACCAGCCTGGATGACCTGACCCGGCTGCCCCTGACCACAAAAGACGACCTGCGCGCCAGCTACCCCTTCGGCATGCTGGCCGACGAGCACCGCGAGCTCGTACGGTTGCACGCCTCCAGCGGCACCACCGGCGCACCCACCGTGGTCTACCACACGGAAAAGGACCTGCGGACCTGGGCCGACCTCATGGCGCGCTGCATGCACATGGCCGGCATGCGCAAGGAAGACGTGTTCCAGAACATCGCTGGCTACGGCCTGTTCACCGGCGGCCTCGGCATCCACTACGGCGCAGAGCGCCTGGGCTGCCTGACCATCCCGGCCGGCGCCGGCAACACGGCCCGGCAGATCAAGCTGCTGCGCGACTTCAACGTCTCGGCCGTGCACATCATTCCCTCGTACGCCCTCTATCTGGCCGGCGTGGTGGCCGAGCAGGGGCTCGACCCGCGAGACTTGCCGCCGCGCATCGCGCTGATCGGAGCCGAGCCGCACTCCGAGGAGGCCCGCCGCCGCATCGAGGAGATGCTCGGGCTCAAGGCGTACAACTCCTACGGCCTCTCGGAAATGAACGGGCCTGGCGTGGCCTTCGAGTGCGAGCACCAGAACGGCATGCACCTCTGGGAGGACTCCTACATCGCCGAGATCCTGGACCCCCAGACTCAGGAGCCCGTGGCCGAAGGCGAGGTGGGTGAGCTCGTGATGACCACCCTGACGCGCGAGGCCATGCCGCTGCTGCGCTACCGCACACGCGACCTCACGCGGTTCCTGCCCGGCGAGTGCGCCTGCGGCCGGTTGCACCGCCGCATCGACCGTATTACCGGCCGCGCCGACGACATGCTCATCATCAAGGGCGTGAACATCTACCCCATGCAGATCGAGAAGATTCTCCTGGCCGTGCCCGAGGTGGCCCAGAACTACCAGATCGTGCTGGAACGCGAAGGCTACATCGACCAGATCAAGGTGCGCGTCGAGATCAAGGAAGAGTTCTTTATCGAAGACATGCGCGTGCTCGGCGGCATTCAGAAACGCATCGCCGGGCTCCTGCGCAACGAGCTTCTCGTCACCCCGCGCGTGGAGCTTGTCGAAGCCAAAAGCCTGCCCACCAGCGAAGGCAAAGCCTCCCGCGTGGTGGACCTGCGCGAAACCAAGGACTAG
- a CDS encoding DUF456 domain-containing protein → MEHVWIILFIVLLAALMPLHMLALPVNWVALGLIFVWRWTHPELAISLSFMLLLVGICLLGELAEFLFKYYGTKKYGGTRKGGWGGIIGAIIGAITGAPFFFGFGAVVGALLGAYAGCLIIELGQDRSWPEARKAAMGAMLGNFAGLVAKLGLGITMLVLTVPRIWPG, encoded by the coding sequence ATGGAACACGTGTGGATTATACTGTTCATCGTGCTGCTGGCGGCGCTGATGCCGTTGCACATGCTGGCCCTGCCGGTGAACTGGGTGGCGCTGGGGCTCATCTTCGTGTGGCGTTGGACGCATCCGGAGCTGGCCATTTCGCTGTCGTTCATGCTGCTGCTCGTGGGCATCTGCCTGCTGGGCGAGCTGGCCGAGTTTCTGTTCAAGTACTACGGGACCAAGAAGTACGGCGGCACCAGGAAGGGCGGCTGGGGCGGCATCATCGGGGCCATCATCGGAGCCATCACCGGCGCGCCGTTCTTTTTCGGCTTCGGCGCCGTGGTGGGTGCACTCCTGGGCGCATACGCCGGCTGTCTGATCATCGAGCTGGGCCAGGACCGCAGCTGGCCCGAGGCGCGCAAGGCGGCCATGGGCGCCATGCTGGGCAACTTCGCCGGCCTAGTGGCCAAGCTGGGCCTGGGCATCACCATGCTGGTGCTCACCGTGCCGCGCATCTGGCCGGGCTAA
- a CDS encoding RNA methyltransferase produces the protein MLSNLAIVLVKTKFPENVGSAARAMANMGASELVLVSPQSWDEDRALALATPKGAPIVRTARVVDNLETALADYVKVYATTARTGGWRKGIQTPAQAAAEAHEFMGEGKIAVVFGPEDRGLTNEEVEIASRLLTIPTVDDASSLNLAQAVLVVLYQWFASAPGAPFRPSGPPTSRLATHSEQESLFATLQETLLAIDFLKDDNPSYWMLPVRRFLARIKLRKSEFNLLMGICRQVRWMCSQRGLAPHRDEKDAE, from the coding sequence ATGCTCTCAAATCTTGCCATTGTTCTGGTCAAAACCAAGTTTCCTGAAAATGTAGGCAGCGCGGCCCGGGCCATGGCCAACATGGGCGCATCCGAGCTCGTGCTGGTTTCGCCGCAGAGCTGGGACGAGGATCGCGCGTTGGCTCTGGCCACGCCCAAGGGCGCGCCCATCGTGCGTACGGCGCGTGTTGTGGACAATCTGGAAACGGCCCTGGCCGACTACGTGAAGGTCTACGCCACCACGGCGCGGACCGGTGGATGGCGCAAGGGCATCCAGACCCCGGCCCAGGCGGCGGCCGAGGCGCACGAGTTCATGGGCGAAGGCAAGATCGCGGTGGTCTTCGGGCCGGAGGATCGCGGCCTGACCAACGAGGAGGTGGAGATAGCCAGCCGGCTGCTGACCATCCCCACGGTGGACGACGCCAGCTCGCTGAACCTGGCCCAGGCCGTGCTCGTTGTCCTCTACCAGTGGTTCGCCTCCGCGCCGGGCGCGCCGTTCCGTCCTTCCGGCCCCCCCACCTCGCGCCTGGCCACGCATTCGGAGCAGGAGTCGCTCTTCGCCACGCTGCAGGAGACCCTCCTGGCCATCGACTTTCTCAAGGACGACAACCCCTCCTACTGGATGCTGCCGGTGCGGCGCTTCCTGGCGCGCATCAAGCTGCGCAAGAGCGAGTTCAACCTGCTCATGGGCATCTGCCGGCAGGTGCGCTGGATGTGCTCGCAGCGGGGGCTGGCTCCGCACCGGGACGAGAAGGACGCGGAGTAG
- a CDS encoding CBS and ACT domain-containing protein, which yields MLVRDWMTSNVITVTQDTPMPEASKIMKENKISQLPVVDKGGRLVGIVSDRDIRAASPSKATTLDVHELYYLIASIKIKDIMSSPAFSIAPTDTVESAALFLEEKNIGSLPVTDEDGKVVGIISDSDIFKVLIAITGAKYGGVQMGFDLPTESGSLRTILDDLRGKGARVVSILTTMEHSDEGRREVYIRLQPMDRSDENTIVEALKVKYNMVYWARERVHPLV from the coding sequence ATGCTCGTACGCGACTGGATGACTTCCAACGTCATCACCGTTACTCAGGACACCCCCATGCCCGAGGCGTCCAAGATCATGAAGGAAAACAAGATAAGCCAACTCCCCGTGGTGGACAAGGGCGGCCGTCTCGTGGGCATCGTTTCAGACCGCGATATCAGGGCGGCCTCGCCCTCCAAGGCCACCACCCTCGACGTCCACGAGTTGTACTACCTCATCGCCTCCATCAAGATCAAAGACATCATGAGCTCCCCGGCGTTCAGCATCGCGCCGACGGACACGGTCGAATCAGCGGCTTTGTTCCTGGAGGAGAAGAACATCGGCTCGTTGCCCGTAACCGATGAAGACGGAAAAGTTGTGGGCATCATCTCGGACTCGGACATCTTCAAAGTCCTCATCGCCATCACCGGCGCCAAGTACGGCGGCGTGCAAATGGGCTTCGACCTGCCCACGGAATCCGGCTCTCTGCGCACCATTCTGGATGATCTCCGCGGCAAGGGCGCCCGCGTGGTCTCCATCCTCACCACCATGGAGCACTCCGATGAAGGCCGCCGCGAGGTCTACATCCGCCTCCAGCCCATGGACCGTTCCGACGAGAACACCATTGTCGAAGCCCTCAAGGTCAAATACAACATGGTCTACTGGGCGCGCGAGCGCGTTCATCCGCTGGTCTGA